DNA sequence from the Thermococcus gammatolerans EJ3 genome:
GCGTCGAGTATGAAGTTTCCGTTGTCCGTGATCACAGGTCCATCTTTCTTCACTGCCATCCTCAGCTCTGCCCTTGCGTTGAATACTTCCAGTTCCTCCGCGATGGCTCGCCAAGCTGCGGGGATGACTTCAATTGGAACTGGCATTTTCTCACCAAGGCGCTTAACAAGCTTGCTCTCATCGACGAGAACTATGAAAGTGCCGGCACGGTACTCGATTATCTTCTCCATTGTCAGTGCCGCCCCGCGCCCCTTGATAAGGTTCAACGCGGGATCAACTTCGTCCGCCCCATCAACCGCTATGTCTATTGCGTCCGCCTCGTCGAGGGACACAACGGGCACCCCGCTCTCAATGGCAAGGAGTCTCGACTGGTGAGAAGTGGGTATGCCGTAAACCTCCAGTTCCTCCTCCTTGATGAGCTCCCCGAGGAACTTTATGAAGTAGGCAGTGGTTGAACCCGTCCCGAGGCCTATGACCATATCATCGTCAACGAAAGAGAGGGCCTCCCTCGCAACGGCCTTCTTTAACTCCTCCATACTCCCACCTCACGTTGAATTCATCATCTGGGCGAGCAGGCTCTGGTTGTTGTATGGTACTGGCCTGAAGTCTATTCCCACCGTGTATACCAGCATTGTGAAGTAGAGCCAGAAGAGCAGCCAGCCCCAGAAAGCTTTCCTGAGGATTGCACCTCTGAGCTCCTTCCCCTCGAGCCCCTTCAATTCTTCTGGGAGCTCATCCTTGAGAATTGCCCTGACGAACACGTCCGTGATCAGGAACATCAGAGCCCCAAGAATCCACGCGGCCCTGTTCTGGACGGAGAGGGCACCGCTGATTACTCCAGTGATAGCTCCCCATAGGTACACGGTAAGGGCGAATTTGTTCTCCGGTTTCAATCCTCTCACCTACTAACCCTCCGGGCTTTGCTTTTAAAATCTTATCCCCTCCGGGCAGCTTTGAAAAGGAGACATTGGAACCACAAAAGATAAAAGCTTTAACCTCCTAAAGGGGCTGTGGATAGGTCGCTCTATGGACGAGAATTCCGCAGTTAAATCACATTGCAGGAGGTGTAACTCTTGGAGGGCCGCTCCATAGTTTTCGCGTCTGGAAAAGGCGGTACTGGAAAAACGACCACTGTGGCAAACTTGGGCGTTGCCTTGGCCCAGTTTGGAAAGGAGGTCATCCTGATTGACGCTGACATCACGATGGCAAACCTAAGTCTCGTCCTCGGTATGGAGGACATTCCCATAACCCTGCACGACGTTCTGGCGAGGGAAGCGGATCTCAAGGACGCAATCTACGAGGGACCAGCGGGCGTTAAGGTAATCCCAGGTGGACTGAGCCTTGAGAAGATAAAAAAGGCGAAGCCTGAGAGGCTCAGGGAGGTTATCAGGGAAATAAGCCAGATGGCCGATTTCATCCTCATCGATGCCCCGGCTGGTTTGGAGATGACCTCTGTTACGGCCCTGCTCATCGGTAAGGAGCTTATAATCGTCACAAACCCCGAGATATCGGCCATCACAGACTCGCTCAAGACAAAGCTCATAGCCGAGAAGCTGGGAACGCTTCCCCTTGGTGCCGTGCTCAACAGGGTAACCAACGAGAAAACTGAACTAACTCAGGAGGAAATAGAGGCCATCCTTGAGGTTCCCGTCCTGGCGGTGATCCCCGAAGATCCAGAGGTAAAGCGCGCTTCGGCATACGGTGTTCCTCTCGTCATCAAGAACCCGACCAGCCCGGCGGCGATAGCGATCAAGCAGCTGGCGGCAAAGCTCGCGGGTATCAAGTGGGAGCCACCGCAGCCGGAGAGCCCAATCAAGAGGGTCTTTAAAGCGATATTCGGCGGCAGGAGGTGAGGCCGATGACAACGACGATACTCTACGTCTTTATCATAGTCCTCGGATTCATAAACCTCATGCTCCTCCTGCTGTACCTCTCGGCCAAGAAGAACCCCTACTACGTGGTCTACGACGAAGAAACAAAGTCAGCCCTCAAGCGCCGTGTTACAAACCTCAAGGAGGAACTCGAAGAGGAACTCGTGGACTTTGACGTCGAGGAATGGGAGAGGGAACTCGAGGAGAGCATAGAGGAAGAGGTTAGGAATCTTTGATCGTTTCTGTTCTTCGTTACTCTTCTCTGCCCCATTAAGTTTTTAAAGTTACTTATTGTTCCTAAAAATGGGTGGGGCGCATGGTGGTGAGGCTCGGCTACCGGGACAAAGTGGTCTACGTTGATGATGGCTGGGTTTACCTGTTCAGGGAAAAGCTCTACAGCGCCCCACTTGAGGAAGTTCTGCGTTCTGCATACTCAGGGGATGGACTGGTTCCCCCCGAGATCAGAGAGATCGCAGCCGACGTCGCCAGGATCTTTGAGATGTTCCCCAACCTGAACGAGAGGAGGGGTGTCACAAAGGGCCCCTCAGGACAGGCTATCTACGCCTGACAACTTTTCTCTCCCCTTTGGGCCTTCCGATTCAAGCGAAGGAGTTAAAAACCAATCATTCCTATTTCTATGCCAGCTAAAACTTGGGAGGGTTGGATATGCGGGCAAAGGTCAGAATACTTGATGTGTTCAGCGGTAGGTATTCGGTTTTCATAAACGAAGAGGAGGCAAAGAAGGCCAAACTCCACCCGGACGACCTCGTTAAAGTGGAGTCTGGAAAGAAGACGATCTACGGGAGCCTGGCTATAAGCAACCTCGTTGGACCCGGTGAAGTTGGTGTGAGCAGGGATGTTCTGCAGCTCCACAGTCTCTCAGAGGGAGAGGTCGTGACCCTGACGCCAGTCGGCACTCCAGAGAGCGTTAGATACATCAAGAAGAAGATGCACGGTGAGAAGCTCCGCAAGGTAGAGATCGAGGCCATTGTAAGGGACATCGTGGACAGGAAGCTCCGGGACATTGAGATAAGCTCCTTCGTCACCGCCCTCGAAATCAACGGGTTGGATATGGACGAGATAGCGGCCTTAACCATAGCGATGGCAGAAACTG
Encoded proteins:
- the rpiA gene encoding ribose-5-phosphate isomerase RpiA; the encoded protein is MEELKKAVAREALSFVDDDMVIGLGTGSTTAYFIKFLGELIKEEELEVYGIPTSHQSRLLAIESGVPVVSLDEADAIDIAVDGADEVDPALNLIKGRGAALTMEKIIEYRAGTFIVLVDESKLVKRLGEKMPVPIEVIPAAWRAIAEELEVFNARAELRMAVKKDGPVITDNGNFILDARFERIDDPLDMEIELNTIPGVVENGIFADIADVVLVGTREGVRKLER
- the minD gene encoding cell division ATPase MinD, with product MEGRSIVFASGKGGTGKTTTVANLGVALAQFGKEVILIDADITMANLSLVLGMEDIPITLHDVLAREADLKDAIYEGPAGVKVIPGGLSLEKIKKAKPERLREVIREISQMADFILIDAPAGLEMTSVTALLIGKELIIVTNPEISAITDSLKTKLIAEKLGTLPLGAVLNRVTNEKTELTQEEIEAILEVPVLAVIPEDPEVKRASAYGVPLVIKNPTSPAAIAIKQLAAKLAGIKWEPPQPESPIKRVFKAIFGGRR